The following proteins are encoded in a genomic region of Glycine soja cultivar W05 chromosome 17, ASM419377v2, whole genome shotgun sequence:
- the LOC114393358 gene encoding ankyrin repeat domain-containing protein 13C-like, which yields MAKSTAPPDNYGHSPVHYAVALGDHTTLSRIISSLPRLPDPSLIQTESDSLAQEKIADQISLVLDRRDVPYGETPLHLAVRLNDLFSARALATAGADVSLQNSAGWNALQEALCRRASDIALVLLRLHHRNAWSKWRRRLPRVIAALRRMRDFYMEISFHFESSLIPFVGKIAPSDTYKIWKRDGNLRADTSLAGFDGLKIQRADQSFLFLGDGDHTHDVPSGSLLVLNRDDRKIFDAFENAGGPMNESDLAGFCSQTSVYRPGMDVTKAELVGRMNWRRQEKTESVGEWKAKVYEMHNVVFSFRSRKVAGSESDVAGSEQVLPLELDEDDDGFLVAENPNFGFPMPDKRRHSSFVREETEWVPMGRKSLDLTSVTAPQPRSVTMPTQTKEKEYVRSLRPSVWLTEQFPLKTEELLPLLDILANKVKAVRRLRELLTTTFPPGTFPVKVAIPVVPTVRVVITFTKFVELQPLEQFYTPFSSPRHLLSAAGAGRGDEEQSKAENRCSSSSSSTWLRRNNSVSNKQRCMAFDSDPFKIPAGYTWTSVDDKSRKMKKSKSVRKPK from the exons ATGGCCAAGTCCACCGCTCCTCCGGATAATTATGGTCACAGTCCAGTTCACTACGCCGTCGCATTGGGCGACCACACCACCCTCTCCAGAATCATATCCTCACTCCCTCGTCTCCCCGATCCCTCTCTTATTCAAACAGAATCCGATTCCCTCGCTCAAGAAAAAATCGCCGATCAGATCTCCCTCGTCCTCGACCGCCGCGACGTTCCTTATGGAGAAACCCCTCTCCACCTCGCCGTCCGACTCAACGACCTTTTTTCCGCCCGCGCCCTCGCCACCGCCGGCGCCGACGTCTCCCTCCAGAACTCCGCCGGCTGGAACGCTTTGCAGGAGGCGCTATGCCGCCGCGCCTCCGACATCGCGCTCGTCCTCCTCCGCCTTCACCATCGCAACGCCTGGTCCAAGTGGCGCCGTCGCCTCCCGCGGGTCATCGCCGCGCTACGCCGCATGCGTGACTTCTACATGGAGATCTCCTTCCACTTCGAGAGCTCCCTCATTCCCTTCGTCGGAAAGATCGCTCCCTCCGACACCTACAAAATCTGGAAGCGAGACGGCAACCTCCGCGCTGACACCTCTCTCGCCGGCTTCGACGGCCTCAAGATCCAGCGCGCCGACCAGAGCTTCCTCTTCCTTGGAGACGGCGATCACACGCACGACGTCCCCTCCGGTTCGCTCCTCGTCCTCAACCGCGACGACCGCAAAATCTTCGACGCCTTCGAGAACGCCGGAGGACCGATGAACGAGTCCGACCTCGCCGGATTCTGCTCGCAGACTAGCGTGTACCGTCCTGGCATGGACGTGACGAAGGCAGAGCTTGTAGGCAGAATGAATTGGCGAAGGCAAGAGAAAACAGAGAGCGTGGGAGAGTGGAAGGCGAAGGTGTACGAAATGCACAACGTGGTTTTCAGTTTCCGGTCACGGAAAGTGGCCGGCAGCGAGTCTGACGTGGCAGGGAGCGAGCAGGTGCTGCCGTTGGAACTGGACGAAGACGACGACGGTTTTCTCGTTGCGGAGAATCCGAATTTCGGGTTCCCAATGCCAGACAAGAGAAGACACAGTAGCTTCGTTCGAGAAGAgacagagtgggtcccaatggGAAGGAAAAGCCTCGACCTAACGTCCGTAACGGCCCCACAGCCGCGAAGCGTGACCATGCCTACTCAGACCAAGGAAAAGGAGTACGTTAGAAGCTTACGGCCGTCAGTGTGGCTAACGGAGCAGTTTCCGTTAAAGACCGAGGAGCTTCTGCCGTTACTCGACATACTCGCCAATAAGGTCAAAGCAGTGAGGAGGCTTAGAGAGTTACTCACTACCACGTTCCCGCCGGGAACTTTCCCCGTTAAG GTGGCTATACCGGTGGTCCCTACAGTGAGGGTGGTGATTACGTTCACAAAGTTCGTGGAGCTGCAACCTCTGGAGCAATTCTACACTCCATTCTCCAGTCCAAGGCATTTGCTCAGTGCCGCAGGGGCAGGCAGAGGAGATGAGGAACAGAGCAAAGCAGAAAACAGGTGCTCTTCTTCGAGCTCATCAACGTGGCTGAGACGAAATAATAGCGTGTCGAATAAACAACGATGTATGGCATTTGATTCAGACCCTTTTAAGATTCCTGCGGGATACACATGGACCAGTGTGGATGATAAATCTCGTAAAATGAAGAAATCCAAGTCCGTCAGAAAGCCTAAGTAA